The Medicago truncatula cultivar Jemalong A17 chromosome 7, MtrunA17r5.0-ANR, whole genome shotgun sequence genome includes the window CGGTTGTACAAAGTGTTGGTCATGAGAAGAGATTGTCGATTACTTCATCGATTTTTTATGAATCACACAAGTGAATTAAACATCACATCTTccctaaaaattataaaagcattatatatataaactctCGAATAATTGCATGTAACATATACCAACACAaaatcatttctcttttcaCTCATACATACGGTTTAAAGATttatttatgaacaattaatttacccttttaaaacctttttatcCAACAACACCCTGtctggattttattttatttttcttgtggCCTTCCAAAATAAACGTAGATAGCATTTCTTTTATTCAGAAAATGAAAAACGACAGTAAACATTGCATGTGAAACGTGTAGGTGCTAATTGAATTGAGTTGGgagaaaaattgaaacaaaatgggACCACAGTTGGTGGGAGGCCACTTGTTTCTCAAAACAATGAGAATTATGATAATCGACATGCTTGACTTTTGTGGTAGACAGACAAGATACATCTATTAAGCGTGTGGGTAATTGTCATTGCGATCAACTAATCCTATGATGTTTTAATCAAGTATTTGACATTCATGTTTTTGAACAATGACGTTCATgacatttttgtttaaaataaggTATCCTTCCCACATCTGTCGAAATTAATCTCTCATAACTGAGATTTATATAAAGAGTAAACATCTCCATTTGTAACAACAAAAGATCGAACTTACAACTAAATTATTTAAGATCATAAGCATCTTCCATTTGTGTCAGGTCATTCTGATTGACTTTCATGAGATTTGGCtacatagatttttttttaggggatttgACTACTTAAATTGAAATAGTCATGCGTTTACTCAAAATGAATTGCCAAaagtattttatgataatttgaatGGACTTTTACTAGTAatgatgattatttatttattttgctatTGACATTGTGTGTGTATTCTTACGTTTTTTTGGTGAAACTATAAAGTTTGACTTCACATTAAATATTTGTAAAAGATATAAATTCATTAATACGAATGTGACAACATGGTTTGAATTAGTTCTACTCTAAATCATAAAAATGGTAATTAATTAGGTAGTAGTCATATACCAAGGGTGGTTAGGTTGGGTCTAGAAATGAAACTTCAAAGAACAATACAATCAATAGAGATAGACATTATGAGggaaaaatcaataaattaataatcaatGTCTAAATAGACTTTCATGTTACAGAAATTACAAATTGTATTAACATTAGACTTGTCGTGAATTACAATGTGAATTATACAAATTCCATTGTTCGTGTTCATCAGTAAGGTTTACCGGGTTTGTTGTCCCTCTTATGCTGAACCTTTAATTTCTTACCTCCTAATTGGCATCCATTCATCATACTAATAGCAGATTGAGCAGCTTCTGGGGAATCATAACTTACAAACCCTGAAAATGATAGCTTTCATCAAACACAAGCTCcacacaaaatccatcaaattcaTTACTAATAAGAGCAGAGGTTTACCAAAACATTTGCTAACACCGGTAGCTTTGTCAACAAAAACTTTAGCACTCAAAACTCTACCAAATGGTTGAAAGGCATTAGCAAGCTCTTGATCTCCAAATTCTTGAGGTATGTGATAGATAAACAGATTTGCGCCAGGTGGTCCTAAGTGaaaatatagtaatatttaTCATTGTAAGGAATAgttattgtaaaaatataaagccttaaatacatttttggtcccttaacctAATTTAAGGTTCGGTTTGGTCTCTTATctctaaaatgaataaatttggtcACTTGTGTTATGTTTGTTAACGGCGTTTACGCCAGTTTAGGGAAATTAGTAATAAAGGCTTATAGCTTTAGCGAAGAAAATGCCACATCAGCACTAGTTAACAGCGTCTAGGTCAGTTTTCACATAAATGGCCAACTTGTGTTAACAGACATAACTTTGAGGATCAAATAGACTCATtttagagttaagggaccaaactgaacctcaaaaataagttaaaggactaaaaagatatttaaaccaaatataaatatattaacatgAATAATTGTATGCATTCATTTGTATCAGAGCACGTGTAAGAAATAAGAAACCTTCAGCTTGACCACCACCAGAATTTTTGCTGGACCCTGATGATGTAGCGGAGTTGCCATTTCCACCGGAAGGTGAAACAGAACCAGGAGGACTATTCAAAGGTCTTGGACTTATCATTCCTCCAGGATATGCCATCGGATGTTGTAGCCCTGGCACAGCAGGATAAGAGCCAACATAACTTGCAGGAGGCACATGATAGTTTCTAGGATTCATATTGGGGCCGAGATCTGGCCGCAATGCATTTCCTTGATTCATGTGAGGCATCATATTATGGTAACCAGGTTGATTCTGCATTGGTGGTGGCATGCGGTACGGCATGAGCCCATAACTTCCAGGAGCCTATCAAGAGAAAATTAATGTCATCACACATATAACTCATCAAGATGTTAGTAATGAAAACTaattccttcaacaaaaaaaaaaaaagtaatgaaaactAACGAACATTAATACGAAAATGTGATATTTTTGAATGGAAGACAGTACTACGGAGAAGAACTGCATGAATTAAGGGGAAAAAACTGAATTAGTCTTGTAGTGTTATTATAATAGAACTAACCTGATAACCATAACCGTTATATGGAGGAACATAACCCATAGGCATGGCTCCAAATAATGAAGGATGCTGAGAATCATGTCCCACATTAGAAGCTTGAGACTGTGCTTTCTGAGCTCTTCGGGCTTGTCTTTCCTTTTCAGTATCAGCCCATTTGACAACTAACGGAACACTTGAACCCTATACATGACAACATATATCAGATCGCAGTTGTACTTGCCAAGTTAGCACATCACCGTCAAATTTTATCATGTGTGTAGAGAACATACAAACCAAATGATAATAAATGACTTGCAGGTCATGCAAACACAGACAAAAAAGGTGTCTAGATGAAGTTTAGCATCTGATCAGTAATTTTGGGTTAGCACTAGTTTGCCAAGAGGAAAAATAATTTGTGCTTGGGAAAAAATAAGATGCTGGTACAATTCAACTATGACACATTTTTGGGACTTCATGAGCATTGAATCATATATCTTATATTTTTCATGTATTATAGTTGTATATATTGACTGAAACAGTGCACAAAGGTTTGTGTGCATGGGAGATAATCCCAGTCTTGAGATTTATTCAGCTTGGGCTAATTTATTGCAAACATTTAAGAAGCTTCACAAGCCAGAGCTTGATTTTCCCTTTCTAAACTTGGATCAAGTTCGAGCCTgtcatattaataattattaacgGGTCAAACCTAGGTGTGGAACATTGTCCTATACAAGCCATTGCAGGGAACAAACCCACCATTAGGTTTCCAATTTGAGACAAGGatgcaaaattgaaataacaattGTAGGTCTACAATGAAATCTGAACATGATTAAATGTTCACATCGCTCACCAACAAGATTTTGTGACTGAATGCCGCTTGAAGGTCCAAAATACTGCAAAGACCATTTACAACTAAAATTGTAACTGAGGTTGAAGGCATGCACTTCTCCATTCTACCACATACAAGGAACCAAAAGCATGTTATCTATCTAAAATAGTCCGTTCATGCCATCTTAGTCAGGGTTTCAACTATATAACTTGCACTCATTGTATCAATAGAATTAGATGTATATACTATATAGTACCACTATATTGCTAAATAGTAGTATCATTCAGAAAATACTGTAGTTTCATCTTGTACATGGAATCTAATTCTCTACATCCCTTCATCTTGTATTTAAAAGGAATGGTTTTGCCATCCAGAAAGAATAAGCGGCGCAACTTGTTGCCTGCTTGCATTCTATTTCGGTATAGAATGaagtacatttttttctttcatttaactCTTTATTTGTCCGTAGAAAATACATTATATTACATAATTAACCTGGCTACtaccaaaaatgaaaaatagaaataaaatttaaaaattcaggtGACGGCTTTAATAAACACCAACCTCCATTTTGTGCTTTCCATTGATTGCCTCCAAAGCAGCAAGAGCTTGTTCTTTCGTTTCATACTTCAAAAATGCACAACCTACTACAACATGGTAAGAGAACTATGAATAAGCCTTGTGAATTGTGATTAAAGAGAGCCAAAACCTAGAAAGAATAAAGAATGAATTAAGCCGTAAAATAAGCACCTTTGCTTGTCTGTTGAGAACCTCTTAAAATTTGTAAATCCTTTATAGTTCCGTACTTGGAGAAAAGTGCGGATACTTCAACTTCAGAAATGTTCTTTGGAAGCATGCCAATGAAGAGTTTGTGTTCTGAATTCAAGTTCAAAAGATAATTACTTATGAAAGAAGGAATGCCATTGATATAACCATGAAAGAAGGCATGctcattaaaatattaaaataagtcataaaaatatatCACACCTAATCTTTCCAACTCGCCATCTGCATACTTCACTTGCAATGGACTAGATGCCtgaattagaaacaaaaaacatgttGCTTCCCAATCTAAATGAGAATAATGATACGAAATAATGTGGTAACAGATAAAGTTCATAACACCAACACTTCAGTGTTCTAAAGAAAGCCTTGGATAATCAAGTCGTCAAAATGTTTAATAGTATCTGGCTTTTTAGGCATATTTGGATCACAACTACTTGAAGAATCAACAAACGCAACTTATCATGCAGGCAGAAAcccaaatttaaatattaatgacATACTTAAAATGGAGCGTGGCCTATATGGACACCTGCCATTAACATAATTCATTCATAGGTTACTTGGTCAAAAAGTCCCAAATATTTCAATGAAACGCAAATAAAAGTCGATTGTCAAAACAATTTTGTTACACCTacaataacaaacaattgtgTAACCATGTTTTCCAGACCACAATTCCGCCACTAAACTTAATTATAGAAATTTATTTCTTCAATAATTACATAATTGATTTCTACTTGCAAAATCTTTAACACTCTATTTTCTTTGACAAGGTTTCATACAttaattcaaagtttctaacaACTTTCACCAATCATCTTTATCTCTTCAATAATGCATCgttattttttcatcaaaataacaAAGTTGGCCCAGCCTATTTAGTACTAATAGTTCATATTAAAGATGTGTCGGGTGCCAGACACGATACAAACACACGTGGCTATccattttttgaaattattaccAGTGTTTGTTTGTGTCAGTGTTTTATAGTTTTCGACGAGTGACCACTAAGAAAAGTTACAAAAATGTGAAACACTAGGGTATGGGGGAAGACATTAAAAACAGTGATGAAAGCTATAAGAGTAGGTTAGCCAAAAATAGCAATAAGCACCAAAACATAAATTGCTAAAATTAGACAAAAAGTATATATACACGAATTAAGACATTCATTACTAGTAAAAGTAAAAAGCTAGTAGTAGTCGTCACAAAGCTATTTATAACagaatcatcaatcatatgaattgaataaaaacggATCCACATTGAATTAAAGAGTAACAAAcagcataaaaagaaaaaattactaTACGCACCCCTGGTAATGTTTTCTTATTGTGACACGCATTAACGGCCTTATCAGCTTCATCTCTAGAAGGACAAATCACGAAACAACAACCTACAAAAAAAACACGAAAATTagggttgaaaaaaaaaaaactagtagaTTTGAAGAATTAGCGGAGAATGCGAGATTTGAAAACGAACCTCGAGAAGCGCGTGTAGCTTTGTCTTTGATGATGTTGACTTCGTCAACTATAGCAAATTCTTTGAACAATGTAAGTAACTCATCTTCCGTCATGTGTTTCGGTACTTGACCTACGAACAATTTCACACTTTCTTCGTTGTTAGATTTACTCTCTTCCTTTGTTTCCGCCATTAATGTCGAGTCGAAGAAGTTTCGTGTAACGATtctttctctccctctctctctcttctttctgaGATTTGGTTTTTCGTAATTTGGGGGTCGTCGATGCAAATTGACAAGgtactctctctttctttttctctctcttttggATGATGAATTATGGCGAATTTGGATCTTCAATATTTCTTtgcatatttttaattattataaccttatgttcgcgacattttttgttccttttttacCATTATACCACTACTTATCAAGTGGATTCGACACAGTGCTGTATGTCTAGCTGTCCTCAATATACTCTTCCTAATTGGCAAATTATTAgaatattcttttgtttttttgtaaaaaaataattatttttattaaaatactaAAAGTAGTGATGAAAACCTAATAAATGTTTCTATcaagaaagaacaaaaaaactaataaatgtggttttttgttgtttgacttatttaagaaaaaaaggtgtttcatttcattttaataGGAGTATGTAGTATGAAAAATTCAAAGAGTTTTGTCTACGGCTTGAAGCCTTGAactccaaaaaaatttattcgAATCCTGCTAATTTCTTTGAAaagacataaatataaatatctttGCAAgtgatcattttaaaaaaaaatctctgtAAGTGGAGTTGTCATTTATCATATGAGAATGTAGgttaatttgaataaatatttcCTTACGACAAAAGATGAGTAGTGTatcatgtaaaaaaatatttatcatctaaaaaaaaatatgtaaactaCAATTTTTAAATGTGTATACTTTTGTGTTTTGATAAACTTTTTGGTATTATAAATGCCATATATTGTATTTGTTAAATCATGGTTTAACAagttagttttttaaaaaaaaattgttacaaatcTATCTTTTAAGAAGTGTaaattctttcaacaaaaaaaaaaagtgtaaattatcatttaatatTGAggtgatattttaaaaatctttaTGGCATCATACATGATTACTTACgcacatttttttagtttatttttgaattcaaacctaattttacaaataaatatttcatcaacGGTGTTATAAATCAAGTAAAAGATCAGTTTTGTTTTAAATCAAAACCGAACAATACATGTATGAATTCTAGTTTTGAGTGTGGTAAAATTGGACATACGAACTTCACATTAAACGTCCACGTAAACACTTTAACcgagtttgatgaaaatatgataaaaatgcatatataaatgatttaaataaccaatttgtaaccaaaaaaaattattataaatacaTAACTCAAAGGACCGTGAATGGTAtttgacataattttatttttttgtttgaaggagACATAGTTTTTATTACTcacttattaattttattagaaagaaataagtatttattttttatatagtgttaactattgttttctttttgtggTCAGAAGAGCTAAtggtttttattataaaataatatcgtGCTCATGTacttaaaataatttgataaacAACAGCTCTCCTAAATATTTTTAATCTGTAGTTTTTATTAGTCaacttgttgtttttatttttttaaaagatactGTAActcgttatttttattttaaaaaataaacatttccATTTTTAGCAAGACAGAGTACCCAAGTCCAACTGAATTCCCTGAAGTTAACGGTCATCTTACAATGTTACTGAGAATGAAAAGTGAATTTCCACGAAACACAGTGATGGATAGGTTGGAAGTACAAGTTTAGGGACAATTATTGTCATCACCGTGAAAATGTAATTCACTTTTCCATGACTAAAGTGGGAAAGGGTAGGTTGGAAGTAAGGGTGAGTTGGTCAATTGTGAACTCAACTGAGTAATGACACTTTGTTGGTTTGGTGTTTTGTCTGTCTTTTATGCATTTCTTTTTGGTCAACCCTTAtctcttatgttattatatactACTAAAATATGtaagtgttgttttttttaacaatatatatatatactagtaGTAGTGTAAAGGatacttaatttttaaaagatcaTAAAAGAAATTGGTGAAGAAAGTATTGACCCTATATTCTATCATATTTAATCTTTGTAGTACCATAAACAATAAGTAGACCGActcctatatatatatgtttttatagACATAGAATTTTATAGAATCGTTgttataagataagataattttGAGGAAGGTCCAAAATTACAACGGTTTATCGCAATTTTGGCAATCCAACAACCGATGAAAACACTCAcctaaagaaatttgaacggGTTTTCAGAGTTCCACCCAAGATAGCTACTTAAACATGAAGAAAGGCGCATTATAAGCCACTAACGCCGCCAAATTGTAAAGAATCAGCATGCTGACTTTGCTTAATTCGTCACTACAAAAgaaatgttgtttttggatttaaaAATTACGTCAGAGCTTTTTGAAATAATTACCGgggtgagtcacgaccaggtcgctttctttaagacgtttcacGGCACTACCTAAGTTGTGCAAGGTAAACTAGCAACcgcgccgtctccaggataaaacagctcAGATTCTTACTGTACGATTAAAGGTTGCACTGCTAGAAATCGCTCGAGAATAACACCTCGGTATGGTTTCGAAAAGTTTCGAAAAACCACTCTAGTATGGCACGTAGACCACTCGAGAAACCAAAGAGGGGAGGAAGAAAAGAACGATTCGTCAACACAAACCGAGGGAGATGAGAAGgggagaaaaccagagaagaggaTTCGATTCTCGATTTTGGAGTGAAGAATCCCATTCccgagctctctatttatagcgGGGAATTTTCCTCGTTTTCTCCGCCGACCCGGTTCGCGACCCGCCAAACCCAGCCCACGACCCACGTAACGGTAACCACGACGCGTGTGAAAAACGTGCGGGACTTGATCCTCCGCGTGCGGGAATCTCGGAgagcaaataaaaaattatttttcattttctgagcgccaaaaaatatatttctataaggCCCAGCCCCGTCCGGTCGGACGGGCGGCGGTGTCGCGCGCGTGTggcttatataatttttggctAGCGCTCACTCCGTTCACAAAAGTGGGTACCCCAAGGGCACACCCTTGGAAGTGATTTCCcacatatataaacactactagagtgtgtgatctacccaatgagggacataaaattttcaattcacactttacgCTAGTTTCTACATCATTGTGTTTACATTCCAATGTCTCCTCATAACAActagtatactccaagtttttgccaatatacactagtgttccaacaagAAATGTCTCGCATTAGATAGTGGATGAAGGAAGATATAGGTGACAgttttttaaattggttttttttttattacatgaaACTTACTTttaattgatataattaattaaacattgtTCAATACATGAAGGATAGAACTCAAAAACACGGAGACTTGTCCAAGAACAAGTCGTCCCAATTAAATCATATTTACTTAACAAACTtcaccttaaaataaaatataaacaaacttaGCAACAATAGTCTGAAATTCAGAGTTGTCATGACGATGGGACGACAAGGTGTTCACCAATGTAGACGAGTCACACTCAAAAATAACCATTTCCCACCTGTTACTTTCAACAAACCAGATAGCTTCCAATAATGTCATTGTCTCACCTTCAAGAAATGTCATGTGTGATTGTTGGCACATCGTTTGCACGCCTTCATGAACTGTCCATTAGAATTATGAGTATAACATCATAAAGAAATTGTTGCAATGGAGTTGTGAAACGCGACATCAATGTTACATTTCAGCCAATCAACATTCAGTTTCTCCCAAACTGTGTTACGGCGTTGTTCACCTCTCTTTGTCACATGCACGCCGCAACAGTGTTGTTGCTGAACTCCAACGTGACATCGCTTGATCATAATTCATTTACATCCCGGCTGAACACCATATTATCGAGGTCCCTACCTCTAAGAGAtggttaacataaaaaataaataaagaaacctCGATAACATGGAGTTCGGCCCGGATGTAAGTAAATCATGATAAATAATTGTTCCAAGCATAAATCAAATTTGGATTCCCTCGAGCGATTCATGAGAAGAGCATCCACATTGATAGTctatttaaaataattcttaAATGATTATAACGTGACATTGACGTATACATATCGCTTATAATCACCCCAATCCAACAcctctaaaaaaacaataaatgaatCTCATGAATAACTCTGCATCATTACATTCAagttaaaaatagtttatttttcattattttaaagaTAGAATTCATACCGATGAGTGTTTGATTGGTCTAGTCCTTATTAGTTAAAATTCATTCTATTTTAATGTCATAAGAGAATTCATTTACTTGTTGAACCGAATCATTTGATTATTCTCTTGGTGTTTTGTTAACGAGTATCTTGATACACTTTTTACACATTCTAAAATAAGCaagtatttttaataaaaaaaaaatcaaatattttgattacCAAAACATTGATTACATACATTTTTATGCTATTTATTAACTTTATATCgagagcactcgttaacattttatttaaaacaaacatGGATAAAAGGGTATAGAAGTAAAAAAGCAGAAAAAGGGTATTGTGGTAGTAAGCAAGAAAAATGAGGTATAAAGATAAGTATTACCACTATTATGCCAGACTGTCCCGCCAAGACAGCGCAAATTGTTGATGGATGTTGTTGCCTTCAtcactctctcttctctctaccAAAGTGCCAATGTCCAAAACGAATCAGGACAAGAAAATGGCTTACAATTTTTTACCCTATCCGTAATTACGACACCAATCCTACGCcaccttttaaaaataataaattcccTTTTATAATATTGTACTCCTAAGTCCTATCCTTCTTGCTCAAATATATTCATTGTACAAAAATTCTTAACTAACACAAACTCAAGCACTTGCCCTTGCTAAGATCTGCTGCTGTAGGAAAGCATACAGTTTCACACAGTTTTGAATTATGACTATTGGATTTTTATTGGTATGGTACTATTATAATATCATCAAACCATCCACTGGCTGAAATGAAAACTGTGTTGTACTTTACAGCACCAAATCCATATCCACCTCGAACATGTTTAAGCAACAAGACTACAACAATAGAaggaatgtttttattttattttattttttttgacatgaGCAACGGTAGAATGATAATAGTTGTGGATTTTACTACCATAATCGTATAAATGGCACTTTTGtattcataaattttttattttgattaaaaaaattcgtATGTATTTTTATACTTTAAAGTGAGTTgctaatttttcaatttaaaagaaTTGTATCTATATGTACACACATATTCTCTCTTGTGTTCAGCCACGGATCACAGCTGAAGACAACAATACTCTCACACAGCCTTTCTCTGAACAAGAATTCAAAGAAGCTATTTTTAGTATGCACCCCGATAAATCTCCGGGCCCTGATGGCCTCAACCCGGCTTTCTTCCAAAGGTTCTGGAACGATATTGGAGGCGACATCTACACTACTGCTATCAATTGGCTCTCCACCGGGGTCATTCCCTCCGACCTGAATTCTACACATATTGTTCTTGTTCCAAAAGGGGAAAATCCAGAATCAATGAAAGATCTTCGTCCCATATCCCTTTGTAATGTCCTTTACAAAATCATTGCCAAGGTTCTAGCAAACAGATTGAAGCCTTTGATTAATAAATGGATTGCACCAGAGCAAGCAGCTTTTGTCCCCTCTCGTTCGATATTAGATAATGCGCTTACAGCTTTTGAAATTTTACACTACATGCGCtgcaaaagaaaaggaaaagaagggGATATAGCTCTGAAACTCGATATTTCAAAGGCATTTGACAGTGTCAGCTGGTCTTATTTACAAGCAAT containing:
- the LOC25499577 gene encoding RNA-binding protein BRN1 isoform X1; its protein translation is MAETKEESKSNNEESVKLFVGQVPKHMTEDELLTLFKEFAIVDEVNIIKDKATRASRGCCFVICPSRDEADKAVNACHNKKTLPGASSPLQVKYADGELERLEHKLFIGMLPKNISEVEVSALFSKYGTIKDLQILRGSQQTSKVGCAFLKYETKEQALAALEAINGKHKMEGSSVPLVVKWADTEKERQARRAQKAQSQASNVGHDSQHPSLFGAMPMGYVPPYNGYGYQAPGSYGLMPYRMPPPMQNQPGYHNMMPHMNQGNALRPDLGPNMNPRNYHVPPASYVGSYPAVPGLQHPMAYPGGMISPRPLNSPPGSVSPSGGNGNSATSSGSSKNSGGGQAEGPPGANLFIYHIPQEFGDQELANAFQPFGRVLSAKVFVDKATGVSKCFGFVSYDSPEAAQSAISMMNGCQLGGKKLKVQHKRDNKPGKPY
- the LOC25499577 gene encoding RNA-binding protein BRN1 isoform X2, with amino-acid sequence MAETKEESKSNNEESVKLFVGQVPKHMTEDELLTLFKEFAIVDEVNIIKDKATRASRGCCFVICPSRDEADKAVNACHNKKTLPGASSPLQVKYADGELERLEHKLFIGMLPKNISEVEVSALFSKYGTIKDLQILRGSQQTSKGCAFLKYETKEQALAALEAINGKHKMEGSSVPLVVKWADTEKERQARRAQKAQSQASNVGHDSQHPSLFGAMPMGYVPPYNGYGYQAPGSYGLMPYRMPPPMQNQPGYHNMMPHMNQGNALRPDLGPNMNPRNYHVPPASYVGSYPAVPGLQHPMAYPGGMISPRPLNSPPGSVSPSGGNGNSATSSGSSKNSGGGQAEGPPGANLFIYHIPQEFGDQELANAFQPFGRVLSAKVFVDKATGVSKCFGFVSYDSPEAAQSAISMMNGCQLGGKKLKVQHKRDNKPGKPY